The following are encoded together in the Kribbella sp. CA-293567 genome:
- a CDS encoding APC family permease — MSESASAPAETKDRPELKRVMGPGLLLLFVVGDILGTGVYALTGKVAGEVGGAVWLPFLCAFIVAMLTATSYLELVTKYPKAGGAAVYTHKAFGIHFLTFLLTFAVMCSGLTSASSASKAFAENFFKATKIDPERGTVLMITALAFMALIALVNLRGVGESVKANVVLTCIELSGLLIVIGVGAWALAHGDGDTSRLTQFNTPDGESPFSAVTAATALAFFAMVGFEDSVNMAEETKDPVRIFPKVMLIGLSVTGVIYVLVAISAVSLVSPEELNKGATPLLKVIQAGAPDFPIEIFAWITMFAVANSALINMLMASRLLYGMSHEKVLPGPLGRVLHRRRTPWVAILFTTLLAFLLIGYADLTALGGTTAFLLLCVFAIVNVAVLVLRRDQVGHKHFHAPTVLPVLGVVLCVYLASPLSGRAKQDYKIAGYLMIIGVGLWALTWVLNKYVFNRKSDFDPSHLDPRGPVN; from the coding sequence ATGAGCGAGAGTGCGAGCGCACCCGCTGAGACGAAGGACCGTCCTGAACTGAAGCGGGTGATGGGCCCCGGCCTGTTGCTGCTGTTCGTGGTCGGCGACATCCTCGGCACCGGGGTCTACGCCCTGACCGGCAAGGTGGCCGGCGAGGTCGGTGGCGCGGTCTGGCTGCCGTTCCTGTGCGCGTTCATCGTGGCGATGCTGACGGCAACGAGTTACCTCGAGCTGGTGACGAAGTACCCGAAGGCCGGTGGTGCGGCGGTCTACACGCACAAGGCGTTCGGGATCCACTTCCTCACCTTCCTGCTCACCTTCGCGGTGATGTGCTCGGGGCTGACCTCGGCCTCCAGCGCGTCGAAGGCGTTCGCGGAGAACTTCTTCAAGGCCACCAAGATCGACCCCGAGCGCGGCACGGTGCTGATGATCACCGCGCTCGCCTTCATGGCACTGATTGCCCTGGTCAACCTTCGCGGTGTCGGTGAGAGCGTGAAGGCGAACGTGGTGCTGACCTGTATCGAGCTGAGCGGTCTGCTGATCGTGATCGGGGTCGGCGCCTGGGCGCTGGCCCACGGCGACGGCGACACCTCGCGGCTGACCCAGTTCAACACCCCCGACGGCGAGTCACCGTTCAGCGCGGTGACCGCGGCCACCGCGCTGGCCTTCTTCGCGATGGTCGGCTTCGAGGACTCGGTGAACATGGCCGAGGAGACCAAGGACCCGGTCAGGATCTTCCCCAAGGTGATGCTGATCGGTCTCAGCGTCACCGGCGTCATCTACGTCCTGGTCGCGATCTCGGCGGTCTCGCTGGTCTCTCCGGAGGAGCTGAACAAGGGCGCCACGCCGCTGCTGAAGGTGATCCAGGCCGGCGCCCCGGACTTCCCGATCGAGATCTTCGCCTGGATCACGATGTTCGCGGTGGCCAACTCGGCGCTGATCAACATGCTGATGGCCAGCCGGCTGCTCTACGGCATGTCCCACGAGAAGGTGCTGCCCGGCCCGCTCGGCCGCGTCCTGCACCGCCGCCGGACGCCGTGGGTGGCGATCCTGTTCACCACCCTGCTGGCGTTCCTGCTGATCGGGTACGCCGATCTGACCGCGCTCGGCGGCACGACCGCGTTCCTGCTGCTGTGCGTGTTCGCGATCGTCAACGTCGCCGTGCTGGTACTGCGCCGGGACCAGGTCGGGCACAAGCACTTCCACGCCCCCACGGTGCTGCCGGTGCTCGGTGTGGTGCTGTGCGTCTACCTGGCCAGCCCGCTGTCGGGCCGGGCCAAGCAGGACTACAAGATCGCCGGTTACCTGATGATCATCGGCGTCGGTCTGTGGGCGCTGACGTGGGTGCTGAACAAGTACGTGTTCAACCGTAAGTCCGAC